In Ktedonobacteraceae bacterium, the DNA window GTAAGGAAGATAAGGGACGTAGGGGTGGATCATTGCTTTGTGATTTGCTTCCATGAAGCAACAAAGTACTCAGTGCATTGTCGCTGCTAACAAATGCCAGGAAGAACACTACGGCGATCATCCAATAGATTGTCCAATAGTTTCTCTTGTGCGAGAGCCTTTTCTGATGTGCGACCCACCACGGTAGACGAGTAATGACATAGGCGAAAAGGAGGCCAAGCAGTACAGCAATCACCAAAAGAACAAGACGAAGCATTTTTCAGTACTCCTTTATTTACACCCCTCAATTTAGGAGAAGGATAGTGCCGGTACAGTCTGAAGTGCATCCACTGTAGTAGAGGCCTCATTGCGTCTTCCACAACTGGCTGCATATTGTCCTCATTGGTGTTAAGAATAGGTGAGAAAGCGTCATGAAAACATTATGAACATCGTGACGAGAAATACTGCCAACCCCGACAAGAAGTCCTCGTCCGCATTCATAGAGCTTATACAGGATGCCGTTATGTCAACTGAGGATAGTGCTTATCAGGGCAACTGGTCAGGCGCGGGGTCTACTTCCACCCTGGTGAAGGAAGCGGTCACTCCATCCGAGGTTGGGCTAGTGTGTACAAAAAGGGCGATCTGGCCGGTCGCGTAATCGGTATCGGTAACGGTGCTCACGTTCGCCCCATTGATGAAGAGAACAAGAGTTGAACCTTTCAGCATGAGCGTCATTGTATTCTTCTGTCCTGGAGGATGAATGGCCGGTGAGCTATTGGGGCCGTCGAGAAACACTGATTGCGATTGTTGCTTGCTATCTAAGTATTCTTTGGCGATATCAAAGGTATTATCGCTATTGAGGTCTACACGATAATCATGATCCAGGTTGCTATCACCACGCACATAAACACCAATACTATCGCCTGCACTAGCCTTGTCGATGGTAAAATCGGCGGAGAGCGTAAAATCATCAAAATCCTTCGTGGTCGGAAGACTTTCGATCAGTGTTGTTTTGGGATTTGTATCTGAAAGGATCAGCCTGTTGTCCACGATAATGCGCACATAACCGGTATTATTCGCATTACTCGTCACATTCCAGCCATGACTATTGTCGGCAAAAGTATCGAAGAAGAGGGCCTGTGGAGGTGGAGTAGGGGTTGGAATGGCCGGTGTCGGTGTCGCTGTCGGTGTCGCGTGATGACCTTTAGGAGCACTGGCACTTCCGCCACTTCTTATGAGAAAGAAGAAACTGCTGCCGATGATTACCGAAAGTAATACTACGGCAGATATGAGGTATCTGGTGCGAGGGTTTTTCTGAGGGCGAGGATGCTGCTGCTGTGCTTTTCCCTCTGATACTCTCATAACAATCTACTCCTGCCATTACCTCGATGGATGCCCGTTAAATCGTCCATTGCAAAAACGTAAAATATGGTATACCTTTTTAACGTATGACAAAAGGTCATTGTTACTTCAACGGTATTCCTGAACAAGGAAACAGCACGAAATGAAAGCGAGAAGAGAAACTGAGCTATGCTTGCCGCTATGTTTTACGCTCCTATGGATGTTCGCCTGCAAGAGATTTCTCTTCCTCAACCTGGTCCAGGAGAAATTCTGCTCAAAGTCGCGGCGGCTACCACGTGTGGCACAGATCTGAAAGCATACCGCCGCGGGCATCCACTGCTTTTCCGTGAGACCCCGGCCAGGTTTGGACATGAGGTATCCGGAGTTGTTGAGACCATCGGAGCGGGAGTAACCCGGTGCAAAGAGGGCGATGCTGTAGTGGTAGCAAATTCTGCTCCCTGCCAGCGGTGTTACTACTGTCGACGGGGAAGTTACAGCCTGTGCGAAGACCTGCTCTTACTCAACGGGGCCTATGCCGAGTATCTGCTTGTGCCAGAACGCGTTGTACGCCAGAACCTCTACCTGCTTGCGCCTGGAACATCGTTCGTAGCCGCGGCCCTGACCGAACCGTTGGCCTGCGCGCTACATGGTATAGATGCCAGCCATATAGCGGAGGGGGATACTGCGGTAATACTCGGTTCTGGGCCCTTGGGACTTTTATTGGCGGCAAGCGCCAGGTTGCGTAATGCTCGTGTGATCGTGACAGGCCATGGAGAAGAGCGATTGGCTCTGGCACGTCATTTCGGGGCCGATATCGTTATCGATGTGAGCTCGATGTCCCCTCTTGAACAGAGAGAAGCAGTCCTGGAGCAAACAGATGCCCGGCGAGGAGCAGACATTGTGATAGAAGCAGTAGGCACACCTGAAACCTGGGAGCTGGCTGTAACCATGGCACGCCCGGGCGGTTTAATCAATTTCTTTGGCGGCTGTGCGTCAGGCACGCAGGTGAGACTCGAAACACGCCCTCTTCATTACAGCGAATTAACGCTGAAAGGCGTTTTTCATCACACTCCTGCCTATTTCTCACAGGCGCTGGAGCTGATTCAGGGACGCCAGATCAATGTCGAGGCTCTAGTTACCAGGCGCGTACCACTGGGATCTTTATTAGAGGTGCTGGAGCTTTTGCTGCACAAACAGGGAATCAAGTATGCACTGATTCCCCCGGCATTTCAGCAGGAACTCCTATCACAAGCAACCCCTGCGTGATCATCTCACTATAGATATCGATCACCTGCTGCACGGTCAGGCGACCACCGGGCCGAAACCATGCCGCAACTTCCGTACACATAGCAATGATGGCGTAAGAGCAAATTTTTACGTCGCTTTCGCGAAAGACCCCCTGCTCCATTCCCTCGCGTAGCAGCGCCTGGAGCAGCGCCTCATATTGATCGCGTAGGGAAAGGATATAGCTGCGATTCTCCCCTTCAAGCGCGCGAATCTCGGTATCGATGATGAAGAACTCGTATTTATACGTTGTATGCAGGCGAATATGATTAGCAATAGCCTCGTATAAGCGCTGCCGAACGCCTGTTTTTTGGCGCATGATCTGTTCTAGATTGGCATTCAGTTGGCGCATATGTGCCTCCATGATTTCGACCAGCAGCGCCTGTTTGTTCGCGTAATGGTAGTAAATACTGGCCGCCTGGATACCTGCGATGCGCGCGATATCTCTTAAAGGGGCAGCGTGATAACCATATTCGGCAAAGAGCTGTACGGCAGCTGCCAGGACCTTTTCTCGCACTGATCGGTTATCAGACTGCATCCCTGTTTTCCTCTTCTCTGGTTAGCTATCCATTTAGCACGATTGCCCGTATAGAAATATTCTAACAGAAAACCGAGCCTTGCACGCAATCTTGCACAATACTCTCCATCGGTATAGTACTTACGCCGTGCGAGTCTTGCGTTGTTGCTCTGCCTTCACAACTGTTGTGCCAATTGCCCGGCCAACAACTATGGGAGGTTCTAACACGTCGGCAGCCGAATCGCTGATATCTCGCCGGGCCGCAATGACTTTACGAGCCTCAAACTCCATACGCCGGGAGGTACGGCCAATTCTGGTGATGCGCCCGGTCGCCTCCACAAAATCACCGGCATAGAGGGGCGCTAAAAATTCTACGTTTTCGTAGCCGACCAGCAGCCCTTCGTCTCCGTCGCACTGTATCGCCAGCTCCGTTGCCACGTCCCCGAAAAGCGCAAGCATATGCGCCCCGTTTACAAGATAGCCTCCATAATGCGCATCGCTGGCGCTCAAGCGTACTCGAATTGTGGCAATGAACTCAGGAGTATCAGCCATGGTATATCGCCCTTTCTTCATTCTCAATATAGATATTATGTGACCTAAAGATTTCTTGCATCATGGCGCTCCCACCAGGGAACTACATGATCTTTAATGATGTGGCAAGATGGGGCTGTTGGATTTCCTGTCATTGTAGGCTGGGCGATTTGACTTGTCAACAATGAGATGCCGGTTCGGTGACAGATTGCTTTTGTGCAGTCTTCTCTGCCATAGGTTCCCTCCTATTCTTTCATACATCGTTGCTCCTGAAAGACACTTCTCAGCAGTGATATGTTTCACTCACGTAATAGCACGGACGCTTGAAAAAAAGGTGACAAACCGCAATTGTTCATGTTATAATTGGAAAAATTCCTCTCATCTTGCGCTCCTGGCAATATACCAGTTTGTAGAAAGGAGGTGAGGTAGCACCACACTGCATGGGGTTGCATCCCAGGTTTATTGATTATCCTTTTTCCAACCTTCATTCACCCGCTATTATCAAGGAGGATACTTCGTGGCAACACAAACAAGTGAGAGACAGGGATACCTGACCGGGTGGACGCTGAAACAAGAGGGGATCATTGCACCCGACGAGCGGCTTCCCTGGGGGCAAACCATTTTTCTTGGCTTGCAGCATGTGCTGGCCATGTTCGGTTCAACGGTGCTTGCACCCATCATCATGGGCTTCAATCCAAATACTGCCATTTTCTTCTCCGGCATCGGCACGCTGATCTTTTTCCTGATCGTGGGTGGCCGTGTCCCAAGTTACCTTGGTTCGAGCTTCTCATTCATCGCTGTGATCCTGGCGGCAACCGCTTACTCTGGAACAGGACTTAATCCTCGCATCGACGTTGCGCTGGGCGGTATCATCGCGTGCGGTGTCGTCTATGCCATCATCGCCGTCATTGTGATGCTTGCCGGCTATAAATGGATCGAGTACTTGATGCCGCCGGTCATCACCGGAGCGGTCGTCATGGTGATCGGACTGAACCTGGCACCTGTGGCAATCAATGACGCCAGCAGTAGTGGATATGATACTGTGATGGCAATTGTAACCGTTCTGGCAGTCGCTGCTGTGGCGGTCTATGCACCCGGCCCCTTGCGCCGGCTTCCCATTCTGTTGGGAGGAATCATCGGCTACGTCATCTACGTCATTTTCAGCAACGGCTTCGGCTTCGGAACCCCCATTAACTTCACCGGAGTGAGCAAGGCCGCCTGGATTGGCCTGCCCCAATTTACAACGCCAACGTTCTCCGGTAATGCTATCAGCCTGATTGCCCCTGTCGCCATCATCCTGGTAGCAGAAAATACCGGTCACGTGAAAGCCGTCGCTGCAATGACCGGTCGTAACCTGGATAAATACCTGGGGAGAGCCTTCCTGGGAGATGCTATCGCAACCATAGTTGCTGGCTTCGGCGGGGGTACCGGTGTGACCACCTACGCCGAAAACATCGGCGTCATGGCTGTTACCCGCATTTACTCGACGCTCATCTTCATCATTGCTGCCGCTGTTGCCATCTTGCTGGGTTTCTGTCCGAAGTTTGGCGCATTGATAGCGACTATCCCGGGCGGCATTATCGGCGGACTTGCCGTCGTACTCTTCGGCCTGATCGCCGTGACAGGTGGCCGTATCTGGGTTGAAAATGGGGTCGATTTCTCGAAGAGCCGCAACCTGATCACTGCTGCTGTTGCTGTAACAATTGGCGCAGGCATGATCAGCGTGCGCGACGTCAGTTTTGGCCTGACCATCGGGAACTTCACCATTGGTGGTATTGGCGTCGCAACCTTTGGCTCAATCATCCTGTACCAGATTTTGCGTGAGCGCAATCCCCAGCCCGAAGAGGCCGTCAGCGCTGATTCGGCTGTTGGACTGGACCCCGGCGCCGAAACCCCGGCGGGGGCAGGCGAATAAGCCTTTCTTCATGTCTCAGCACTTTCATCCTGTACCCTCAAGCAGGGCAGACGGGATGAAAGTGTCGTTCCTTCTAAAAACTACAATATTTCCCTCAAGCCCTGTCCGGTGTAGGAACCAGGTGTCCGGGCAAGTTGCTCAGGTGTTCCCTGGGCAACCAGTTTGCCTCCTGCTGCGCCACCTTCCGGTCCAAGATCGATGACCCAATCGGTTGCTTTCACCAGTTCCAGATTATGCTCTATGACCAGCACAGTGTTGCCTGCATCCACGAGGCGCTGGAGTACTCCCAACAAACGAGCGGTATCAGCCAGGTGTAGTCCGGTGGTAGGTTCGTCGAGTAAGTACAGCGTACGGCCGGTAGTGCGCCGGCCCAGTTCCTTCGCCAGCTTAACGCGCTGCGCCTCGCCTCCTGAGAGCGTAGTAGCGGGCTGACCAAGTTGGAAATAGCCCAGGCCGACGTCCGATAGCACCTGGAGCCGGGATCGGGTGGCGGGAACATCCTCGAATACTGCCAGAGCTTCTTCGACGGTCAAGTCAAGCACCTGCGAAATATCATGGTCGCGGTATTGCACAGAGAGTGTCTCGCGAGTAAAGCGGCGTCCGTGACAGGCAGGGCAGCGCACTTCCATATCTGGCAGGAGTTGCATTTTGACGGTGAGGACCCCGGCGCCCTCACAACGTTCGCAACGCCCACCCGAGACATTGAATGAGAAGTGCCGGGCGGATAACCCACGCCGACGAGCCTCAGGAGTAGCTGCGAATACCTCGCGAATCGGAGTAAACGTATCAGAATATGTTGCCACATTCGAGCGTGGAATGCGGCCAATATGCTCCTGATCAATAGTGATGATCTTATCGAGATATTCATAACCCTCAATGCCATCGTGTTCGCCAGGAGCCTCGCCGGAACTATAGAGGCGCTGGCGGATGGCATGATCCAGGATGCCGAATACCAGCGAAGATTTTCCTGACCCGGATACGCCCGTCACAGCGACCAGCAGGCCAAGAGGTAAGCGTACAGTGATATCCTGGAGATTGTGATGGCGAGCACCACGAATGACAATAGCTTTGTCGTTTGGCGTGCGACGATGTTGTGGAACAGGAATAGATAGTCGTCCGGTCAGGTAATCTCCGGTGAGTGATCCCGGCTGCTCTGCGACTTCAGAAGGTGTACCGGCGGCTACTACCTGTCCGCCATACCTGCCAGCGCCTGGACCGAAGTCGATCACATAATCCGCAGCTGCGATCATTTCCAGATCATGTTCGATGACGAGGACTGTATTGCCCAGATCGCGCAAGCGACGCAAGACATCGATCAGGCGACGAGTATCGCGATGGTGAAGTCCGATAGTTGGCTCGTCGAAAACGTAAAGAACACCACTCAATGCTGAGCCGAGCAGAGAAGCCAGGCGCAGACGCTGGGACTCACCAGCCGAGAGGGTCGGCGAAGAGCGTTCCAGGGCGAGATAACCCGCTCCAACTTCAATCAGCCGCCTGATGCCCTCCTTCAAATTTGCCAGGATGGGTCCGGCAATCCCCATCTCATCGGAGTTAAGAGCGTCTGGGAGATCATCCAGCCAGGTGCCGAGATCACTGAGCGGCAGACGTAAGAGAGCGATGATGCTCTGTCCGCTGACGGTCACAGCCCGGCTTTCAGAACGCAGGCGTGTGCCAAGGCAGTCGGGACAGGTTTGGGTGACCAGAAACTCTTCCAGCTTGTCGTGATAATCCGCCTCGTTAACATGTTCATGAATGTGTTCAGCGTACCGGCGAAGCAGATTAGTAGCTACTCCTTCGAAGCGACCCCGGCGAACTGTAGTTGGTGGCTCGATATCTGGAAAGTGATGACGAAAGCGGGGGCTTTCCACGCCAAAGAACAGCAAATCGCGCTGCGGCTGCGTGTAGTCTTTGACCGGCAGCGAGAGATCGAACTCAAAGCCATAATGGGCTGCCGCGGCCTGCAAAGTGGGGGTATAGTAGTTGATGTGAGCAAGTTCCCAGCCAGCAACGGCGCCATCCAGGACACTTTTTTGCTCATCGACCAGTCGCTTGAGATCGACCTGCTGTACGATGCCCAGGCCGGTGCAGGTTGGGCATGCTCCGGCAGGTTTATTAAAGGAAAAATAAGCCATATTGATCTCTGGAACAGGCGCACCACAATGGGGACAGGGAAAGGTTTCTTCTGGCATGGAGGCATCGTCATCTGTGCCAGATTCGCTTTCCCATTCTGCGCCGGAGAAATCGAAGAGCGGGGGAACGTCTTTTCCACAGTTAGGGCACGGGCGGTGTCCCAGCCGCGCAAACAACACTCGCAGATAGGTGTAGACTCCGGTGACAGTACCCACTGTGGAACGCGGGCTGCGGTTGGTAATATGTTGATCGATGCTGACAGAGGGAGAAAGCCCGGTAATAGCGTCGACCGGGGGTTTCGCCAGCCCAAAGGCAACTATTCCCAGTGCTTCCAGGTATTGACGCTGGCCTTCTTTATGCAGGATGTCGAAGCCGAGCGTGGACTTGCCCGAACCGGACAGGCCAGTCAGAACGACGAACTGGTTCCTGGGAATCGAAAGTGTGATATTTTTCAGGTTATGCAGCCGGGCGCCGCGAATGGTAATGTAATCAGTCATCTGACCTCCTGGGTAGAGATTGGAGACAAGGTAGGTCTTATTTCCATATTTATTCTATTCTCGCGCTTGCTGATACTGTCTTTCCGAGGCCCTCTTGAGGCGCTGCGCTTCGTTGGTGCTTTCCTCAATCTCACTCGTCTTCGTGTTGTTTGTGTTCATATGCTATCACAATGGCTTCTGAAATGGTATGCTCTGGTTCAGTTCAGTTTGTGTCTGTTTGTTTAGGATTGTTTTTGGTGTGTAACTCATGGCTATAAGAAAGCACTTTTGAAAACCACTAATTGTCACATGTTTTCATTCATACTCTTCCATTCGGTCTGGTAACCTGCAATTGAAAACCACTAACGGCTTAATAGCGTGGTACAATCAAATTACACTTGCAACCCTTTTCATGCCATTAGATGGAGTCTTATCATGTTACATTATCCAACTGCTCCCCAACTCAGCGGCGAATATATCGCGACTGTATGGGAAACGTTACCCTCCCATGTACGCCCAACATTGTTGCTGCCCAGCCCTATCCTCTCTGAGCAACTCAGTTGCGAATTAACCATTGCTACCGAAACCTTTCAATATACCGGCAGCTTCAAGTTTCGCGCGGCCTATAACCTGCTCTCCAGTATTGCACAGCAGCGCATCGTCACTGCCTCTTCGGGAAATTTTGGGCAGGCAGTCGCCTATGCCAGCAAATTATTGGGGAAAACATGCACCGTCGTGATGCCTGATACATCCGCCCAGGTGAAAATCGCCGCGGTGCAATCCTATGGCGGTATCGTCGATCTAATCGATGTGCGAGAAATAAGCCGCGCCGACCGCGTACAGCAACTCCTCGCGGAACAGCCGGGTGCATTCCAGGCTCAGGCCTACGACGATTACCGGGTCGTTGCCGGAAACTCGACGCTGGGCAAGGAAATTTTATCCGCCGCGCAATTCGATGTACTCGTCGTGCCTGTTGGCGGTGGTGGCCTCTGTTCGGGACAGATCATCGCGCGTGACCACTTGCATTCACAAACAGAAATTATCGGGGCAGAACCACTGCCTGGCAATGATGCGGCACGTTCCCTGAAAAGCGGGCACCTCATTCGCAATGAGCATGAACCGGCAACCATAGCCGACGGAGCGCGAACCGTCAGCCTTGGCCAGCTAAACTGGGACATCATACGACAGGGTATCGCTGATATCGTCGAAGTGCCCGACAACCTGACGCTGGAAGCATTGCGTCTCTACTTCCGTTACGTCAATCTCAAGGTTGAACCGACGGGCGCCCTGGCACTTGGAGCGTTATTGGCCCAACCGGAACGTTTTCGTGACAAGCGTGTCTGCTGCATTGTAAGTGGGGGCAATGTCGATCCGAAGGTGTACGCTGAGGCTTTGCTTGAATAGGAAGCAACAATTCAGCAACTCTTCTTCCTCAAGGGTCAGATCGAGAGCGCAGCAGCTCCTGCAGACCCCGAAGGCTGAACAATACATTGCAAGCCTCTTCCTTTTTGGCAAACTGCACCATATAATACGAGTTAGATGATATGATTGATCTTTACATCAGAATCACACTGATACGCCAAAGGAAGGTTAAAGAAAACAATGTCAACTGCGAAGAACGACGGCGAAGAGACCGCCGCGGAAAAAGTTGCACCTGCCACTGGAAAGCTTGGGGTGATGGTGGTTGGTTTGGGTGCGGTGGCGACCACGATGATCGCCGGGGTTGAGGCAGTGCGCTGCGGATTGGCCAAGCCGATCGGTTCTCTCACCCAGATGGGAACCATCCGCCTGGGCAAGCGGACGGACAACAAGACTCCACGCATAAAAGATTTTGTGCCGCTCGCCGATCTGAACGATCTTGTATTTACCGGGTGGGACATTTTTGAAGACAACGTGTATGAAGCTGCCACTCATGCTGAAGTGCTCGACAAGGCTACACTCGAAAAGCTGAAGCCATACCTCGAGGAGATCAAGCCTATGCCGGCTGTCTTCGATCAGCATTACGTCAAGCGTCTTCATGGTACATATGTAAAGAAGGGCAAGAACAAGCGCGATCTGGCCGAGCAAGTCATGGCCGATATTCGCAACTTCAAGAAGACCGTCGACCGCGTGGTGATGATCTGGTGCGGATCAACTGAGATATTCCTTGAGCCTTCAGCCGTACATGAATCCATTGCAGCGTTCGAAGAGGGCCTGGAATCCAACGATCCCGGCATAGCGCCTTCACAGATCTATGCGTATGCGGCATTGAAAGAAGGCGTGCCTTTCGCCAACGGCGCGCCCAACCTTACCGTCGATACCAGGGCGCTCATCGAGCTTTCCAAGGAGAATTCTGCACCGATTTGCGGTAAGGACTTCAAAACCGGCCAGACGCTCATGAAAACCGTACTCGCCCCCGCCTTCAAGGCGCGGCTACTCGGTGTGAATGGATGGTTCTCGACGAACATCCTCGGCAATCGCGATGGCGAAGTGCTTGACGAGCCGCAATCGTTCAAAACCAAGGAAGAGTCGAAGCTGGGCTCACTCGAATACATCTTCCAACCCGAACTGTATCCAGACTTGTACCAGCACATCTACCATAAGATTCGCATCAACTATTACCCACCACGCGGCGATCAGAAAGAGGCCTGGGATAACATCGATATCTTCGGATGGCTCGGCTATCCCATGCAGATCAAGCTGAATTTCCTGTGCCGCGATTCAATCCTGGCCGCGCCAATCGCCCTTGACCTGGTGCTGTTCCTCGACCTCGCTAAGAGAACGCCAGAACTGTGCTCCATTGGCATTCAGGAGTGGCTAAGCTTTTATTTCAAGTCGCCACAAACGACTGAAGGTCTCTCTCCAGAGCACGATTTGTTCATTCAGTCGATGAAACTGAAGAACACGCTGCGCCACATCATGAGCGAAGACCTGATCACGCACCTGGGTCTGGAGTATTATGACTGAGTAGAACTCGAAAAGCGAGAAATCTCAGCAACAGGAAGCACGTCAAGAGATCGGGGGCCATCACCTTCACCCCAAAGATCACTATGACTGGTCCATTCGTGCTCTATCTCAAGCGACAGGAAGGCTGAGCAGTTCTGGCGAGATGTTTTGCTCGCCCCGTCGATGAGGTAGGAGCGCGGACGCTTTCGGCTTCCCGGGCCCGAACCTCGGTATCGCCGCAGACCACGAGCGAATGGCCCAGAGGAGTGAAACGTTCGTCCAAATAGGGGTGATATGCGCGAAGCTGACATATAGTGCAAGGTAGCCGCCTGTTTGCTTCCAATATCATCAAGAACAAACACCGCTGCGGTCCCCTCTCATCTGCTTCTTTCCGCATTGCGACCATATAAACTTGCAACAGAAAACTCGCAGCAGAAAGTGCTTTCTGCTGCGAGTTTTCTCTGCCCCCCTTCATCCCAGAAGAGGTCTTCGCGAATCACTAGCATAAAAGTCCTCTCTTTCCTCACTTCTTGCGCGTCTTTCACGTTTGCTCTGATGAGAGAGAAAGAAGAACTGGAGAGCTGAAGACCCATGAAACGCCAATGGGACATTGAAGAACTGATTGAACACTTTACCCTGATTGCTGAGGATCTGGAATTCCTGGCCAACAAGACGGGCCCGACTCGTCTGGGCTGTGCGCTCTTGCTCAAATGCTTTCAATATGAAGGGCGTTTTCCTCCTGCCAAGCAGGATATTCCCCGCTCTGTCGTAGACTATGTGGCGCATCAACTCAAGCTCGATGCGGCCCTGTATACCCAGTATGACTGGGAGGGCCGCACCGTGAAAGGCCACCGCACACAGATTCGCGAACATCTCGGGTTCCGGGAAGCCACCAACTCCGATACCGAGGAGATGACCACTTGGCTTGTTACCCACATCCTGGCCTCTGATCAACACCTGGAGCATCTCAAGGTGGTCGTGACCAAGCGCTTTCGCGAACTCAAGATCGAGCCGCCCACGACGGACCGCATCGAACGGCTGATTCGCTCCGGGTGTTACACCTATGAGCAGCAGTTGTTTGCCGAGATCATGCAGCGGTTGCCATCGTCCACCTGCACCTTGCTCGACGACTTGCTGGCGCGCAGTGTGGCCGTGGCCGAACAGGAAGAACAGGCTCAGGATGATGAACCGCCACCCGCCACAGCAGAGACACGGCGGGCTCCTGTCACCTGGCAGGACTTAAAAACTAGCCCTGGAGCAGTGGGATTGGAAAGTGTGCTGCATGAAATTGACAAGCTGCGCATCCTCTTGCAACTCGCTCTCCCCGCCGATCTTTTTGGACAAGTCTCCCCGAAAGTGATCACCCTCTACCGGCAACGAGCGGCGACGGAAACACTCTATGAACTCCGCCGCCACCCGGATGCGACGCGCTATACACTTCTGGCCGCCTTTTGCCTGCAGCGAACGGGAGAAGTGACCGATAGCTTGGTCGATCTCTTGCTGCTGGTCATCCGCCGCATTGGGGCCAAGGCCGAAAAGCACGTCAAGAAGCAGTACCTCGATGAGATCCAAACAGTAGAGGGCAAGCAGCGGTTGCTCCGCCAGGTCGCTGAAGCAGCCCTAGCGGGGCCAGAGAAGACCATCCGGGCAGGCATTTATCCCGTGATGAGCGAGGAGAAATGCAAAGCCATTCTCAAGGAATACCAGGCAAAGGGCGAGTATCAGGAACAGGTCTACCAGCGCATGCGCGCCTCCTACCGCGATCATTACCGGCGCATGGTGCCGCTGTTAGTCAACATGCTCGATGTGCGTTCCAACAACACGGCGCACCGTCCTGTCGTCGATGCGCTCACCCTGGTGAAACGCTATGCGGGGACGCCTGGTGTCTATTATCCGGTTGACGAAACGGTTCCCATTACGGGGGTGGTGCGCCCGATGTGGCGCGACCTGGTGCTGGAAAAAGACAAGGAGGGCGAGCAGCGGGTGAACCGCGTCAACTACGAACTCTGTGTGCTGGATGCGCTCCAGGAGAAGCTGCGCTCTCGCGAGTTATGGGTGGTCGGGGCCAATAAATACCGCAATCCCGATGATGACTTGCCCAAGGACTTCGACGACAAGCGCACGGAGTACTACCAGGCGCTCGGGCAACCGGAAAAGGCCGAGGAGTTTATCACCGCCCTGCGCCAGCAGATGATCGAGGCGCTGACCTCCCTTGACCGGGCTCTGCCCAGGCTCTCCTCTCAGGTGCGCATCCTCGATAAGAAGGGCGGCTGGATCAGCCTGACCCCGCTGGCTCCCCAACCGGAGCCGCAGA includes these proteins:
- a CDS encoding DUF1080 domain-containing protein — encoded protein: MRVSEGKAQQQHPRPQKNPRTRYLISAVVLLSVIIGSSFFFLIRSGGSASAPKGHHATPTATPTPAIPTPTPPPQALFFDTFADNSHGWNVTSNANNTGYVRIIVDNRLILSDTNPKTTLIESLPTTKDFDDFTLSADFTIDKASAGDSIGVYVRGDSNLDHDYRVDLNSDNTFDIAKEYLDSKQQSQSVFLDGPNSSPAIHPPGQKNTMTLMLKGSTLVLFINGANVSTVTDTDYATGQIALFVHTSPTSDGVTASFTRVEVDPAPDQLP
- a CDS encoding alcohol dehydrogenase catalytic domain-containing protein, producing MLAAMFYAPMDVRLQEISLPQPGPGEILLKVAAATTCGTDLKAYRRGHPLLFRETPARFGHEVSGVVETIGAGVTRCKEGDAVVVANSAPCQRCYYCRRGSYSLCEDLLLLNGAYAEYLLVPERVVRQNLYLLAPGTSFVAAALTEPLACALHGIDASHIAEGDTAVILGSGPLGLLLAASARLRNARVIVTGHGEERLALARHFGADIVIDVSSMSPLEQREAVLEQTDARRGADIVIEAVGTPETWELAVTMARPGGLINFFGGCASGTQVRLETRPLHYSELTLKGVFHHTPAYFSQALELIQGRQINVEALVTRRVPLGSLLEVLELLLHKQGIKYALIPPAFQQELLSQATPA
- a CDS encoding TetR/AcrR family transcriptional regulator; this translates as MQSDNRSVREKVLAAAVQLFAEYGYHAAPLRDIARIAGIQAASIYYHYANKQALLVEIMEAHMRQLNANLEQIMRQKTGVRQRLYEAIANHIRLHTTYKYEFFIIDTEIRALEGENRSYILSLRDQYEALLQALLREGMEQGVFRESDVKICSYAIIAMCTEVAAWFRPGGRLTVQQVIDIYSEMITQGLLVIGVPAEMPGESVHT
- a CDS encoding hotdog domain-containing protein, giving the protein MADTPEFIATIRVRLSASDAHYGGYLVNGAHMLALFGDVATELAIQCDGDEGLLVGYENVEFLAPLYAGDFVEATGRITRIGRTSRRMEFEARKVIAARRDISDSAADVLEPPIVVGRAIGTTVVKAEQQRKTRTA
- a CDS encoding solute carrier family 23 protein; translation: MATQTSERQGYLTGWTLKQEGIIAPDERLPWGQTIFLGLQHVLAMFGSTVLAPIIMGFNPNTAIFFSGIGTLIFFLIVGGRVPSYLGSSFSFIAVILAATAYSGTGLNPRIDVALGGIIACGVVYAIIAVIVMLAGYKWIEYLMPPVITGAVVMVIGLNLAPVAINDASSSGYDTVMAIVTVLAVAAVAVYAPGPLRRLPILLGGIIGYVIYVIFSNGFGFGTPINFTGVSKAAWIGLPQFTTPTFSGNAISLIAPVAIILVAENTGHVKAVAAMTGRNLDKYLGRAFLGDAIATIVAGFGGGTGVTTYAENIGVMAVTRIYSTLIFIIAAAVAILLGFCPKFGALIATIPGGIIGGLAVVLFGLIAVTGGRIWVENGVDFSKSRNLITAAVAVTIGAGMISVRDVSFGLTIGNFTIGGIGVATFGSIILYQILRERNPQPEEAVSADSAVGLDPGAETPAGAGE
- the uvrA gene encoding excinuclease ABC subunit UvrA produces the protein MTDYITIRGARLHNLKNITLSIPRNQFVVLTGLSGSGKSTLGFDILHKEGQRQYLEALGIVAFGLAKPPVDAITGLSPSVSIDQHITNRSPRSTVGTVTGVYTYLRVLFARLGHRPCPNCGKDVPPLFDFSGAEWESESGTDDDASMPEETFPCPHCGAPVPEINMAYFSFNKPAGACPTCTGLGIVQQVDLKRLVDEQKSVLDGAVAGWELAHINYYTPTLQAAAAHYGFEFDLSLPVKDYTQPQRDLLFFGVESPRFRHHFPDIEPPTTVRRGRFEGVATNLLRRYAEHIHEHVNEADYHDKLEEFLVTQTCPDCLGTRLRSESRAVTVSGQSIIALLRLPLSDLGTWLDDLPDALNSDEMGIAGPILANLKEGIRRLIEVGAGYLALERSSPTLSAGESQRLRLASLLGSALSGVLYVFDEPTIGLHHRDTRRLIDVLRRLRDLGNTVLVIEHDLEMIAAADYVIDFGPGAGRYGGQVVAAGTPSEVAEQPGSLTGDYLTGRLSIPVPQHRRTPNDKAIVIRGARHHNLQDITVRLPLGLLVAVTGVSGSGKSSLVFGILDHAIRQRLYSSGEAPGEHDGIEGYEYLDKIITIDQEHIGRIPRSNVATYSDTFTPIREVFAATPEARRRGLSARHFSFNVSGGRCERCEGAGVLTVKMQLLPDMEVRCPACHGRRFTRETLSVQYRDHDISQVLDLTVEEALAVFEDVPATRSRLQVLSDVGLGYFQLGQPATTLSGGEAQRVKLAKELGRRTTGRTLYLLDEPTTGLHLADTARLLGVLQRLVDAGNTVLVIEHNLELVKATDWVIDLGPEGGAAGGKLVAQGTPEQLARTPGSYTGQGLREIL